In one Hoplias malabaricus isolate fHopMal1 chromosome X1, fHopMal1.hap1, whole genome shotgun sequence genomic region, the following are encoded:
- the LOC136676107 gene encoding CD48 antigen-like — MALMLQLIFTLFTLSSNTESSDVFVSVGDSVQLHTPEPLPQFRTFLWKFNKNENVLEYLKKYKDITPSPRLKDRWEFNNETYSLTLKNLQKTDSGLYEAIAAGYKDTVVAVYTLSVLDPVEAPVLIYQLNKETCNITVSCRAHHLSVNSSCDEETCDERKETAVGLVSLSLFVSNSVIICNHSNPVSWKRDVLEMEKLKQDCANEGVY, encoded by the exons ATGGCGCTGATGCTCCAGCTGATCTTCACTCTGTTCACTCTGAGCTCCAACACAG agtccagtgatgtgtttgtgtcGGTTGGTGACTCAGTTCAGCTGCACACACCGGAGCCTCTACCACAGTTTAGAACATTTCTCTGGaagtttaataaaaatgaaaatgttctagaatatttaaagaaatataaagacatcACACCCTCTCCCCGTCTCAAAGACAGATGGGAGTTCAATAATGAAACCTACAGCCTGACACTGAAGAACTTACAGAAGACTGATAGTGGACTCTATGAAGCGATAGCAGCAGGTTACAAAGACACAGTAGTTGCAGTGTATACCCTCTCAGTGTTGG ACCCAGTGGAGGCTCCAGTCCTGATTTACCAGCTAAACAAGGAAACCTGTAACATCACTGTCTCCTGTAGAGCTCATCACCTCTCCGTCAACTCCAGCTGTGATGAGGAAACCTGTGACGAGAGGAAAGAGACAGCAGTTGGACTGgtctctctttcactgtttGTCAGCAACAGCGTTATCATCTGTAACCATAGCAACCCAGTCAGCTGGAAGAGGGATGTTTTGGAGATGGAAAAACTTAAACAGGACTGTGCTAATGAAGGTGTTTATTGA